The Thermococcus thermotolerans genome contains a region encoding:
- a CDS encoding lysyl aminopeptidase, whose amino-acid sequence MVDMELLKKVVEAPGVSGYEFLGIRDVVIEALKDYVDEIYVDRLGNVIAHKKGNGPKVMVAAHMDKIGVMVNHIDKEGYLHIVRVGGVDPRTLVAQRIRFFTEKGERYGVVGHIPPHLQKPEDRKKAADWDTIVVDVGADSKEEAEEMGFRVGTIGEFAPAFVRLNENRIATPYLDDRVCLYAMIETARAVENHEADIYFVASVQEEVGLRGARVASYAINPEIGIAMDVTFAKQVGDKGKIVPKLGGGPVMDVGPNINPKVRAFADEVAKKYEIPLQVEASPRPTGTDANIMQINREGVATAVLSIPIRYMHSQVETADLRDIDMTIRLAKHFLEELREMDLTP is encoded by the coding sequence ATGGTGGACATGGAACTGCTTAAGAAGGTCGTCGAAGCCCCCGGAGTTTCTGGGTATGAGTTCCTTGGAATAAGGGACGTCGTCATCGAGGCCCTGAAGGATTACGTCGACGAGATTTACGTCGACAGGCTCGGCAACGTCATCGCCCACAAAAAGGGAAACGGTCCGAAAGTTATGGTAGCGGCGCACATGGACAAGATAGGCGTTATGGTGAACCACATCGATAAGGAGGGCTACCTCCACATTGTCCGCGTCGGCGGTGTTGACCCGAGAACCCTGGTTGCCCAGAGGATAAGGTTCTTCACCGAGAAGGGCGAGCGTTATGGGGTGGTAGGCCACATACCGCCGCACCTCCAGAAGCCGGAGGACAGGAAGAAGGCCGCTGACTGGGACACCATCGTTGTGGACGTTGGAGCCGACAGCAAAGAGGAAGCCGAGGAGATGGGATTCAGGGTTGGAACCATCGGCGAGTTTGCGCCTGCATTCGTTCGGCTCAATGAGAACAGGATTGCTACGCCGTATCTCGACGACCGTGTCTGCCTTTACGCTATGATAGAGACGGCCAGGGCCGTCGAGAACCATGAGGCCGACATATACTTCGTCGCTTCCGTCCAGGAGGAAGTTGGACTGAGAGGGGCGCGCGTTGCCAGCTATGCGATCAACCCGGAAATAGGCATAGCAATGGACGTCACCTTCGCCAAGCAGGTTGGGGACAAGGGCAAAATAGTTCCGAAGCTTGGCGGCGGGCCGGTGATGGACGTTGGCCCGAACATAAACCCGAAGGTTCGTGCCTTTGCCGACGAGGTCGCCAAGAAGTACGAGATTCCACTCCAGGTTGAGGCCTCCCCGAGGCCGACGGGGACCGACGCCAACATCATGCAGATCAACCGCGAGGGTGTCGCCACCGCAGTTCTCAGCATTCCCATACGCTACATGCACAGCCAGGTCGAGACGGCCGACCTCAGGGACATCGACATGACGATTAGGCTTGCCAAGCACTTCCTTGAGGAGCTCCGGGAGATGGATCTCACCCCGTGA
- a CDS encoding archaemetzincin family Zn-dependent metalloprotease, which yields MWGVNTGLKGDFPPHTRTILLVPVGAVEEYILRAVTRFVDSYYSRFGFSIERADVLPEEEFLGAYNPLRRQYIGRAFLPVLHDIGKKEGARAVLGITRLDLYEEGLNFIFGLAHTGLRTAIVSTFRLRPEFYGEEPNEELYIERAVKESMHELGHVFGLPHCPNKRCVMHFSNSIIDTDIKDALYCPTCLKRIEKSLGAKP from the coding sequence ATGTGGGGCGTGAACACCGGACTGAAAGGAGACTTCCCACCACATACTCGGACGATACTTCTGGTGCCCGTAGGGGCCGTTGAGGAATACATTCTGCGGGCAGTCACCAGGTTTGTTGATTCATACTACTCAAGGTTCGGTTTTTCCATCGAGAGGGCAGACGTCCTTCCTGAAGAAGAATTTCTGGGAGCGTATAACCCCCTGAGACGCCAGTACATTGGAAGGGCTTTCCTTCCGGTGCTCCATGATATCGGTAAAAAGGAAGGGGCGCGTGCCGTGCTGGGGATAACCCGGCTTGACCTGTATGAAGAGGGCCTGAACTTCATCTTCGGCCTTGCCCACACAGGACTCAGGACTGCCATCGTCTCGACGTTCAGACTGAGGCCGGAGTTCTATGGGGAGGAACCCAACGAGGAACTCTACATAGAGCGGGCTGTCAAGGAATCGATGCACGAGCTGGGTCACGTCTTTGGCCTACCCCACTGCCCGAACAAGAGGTGCGTAATGCACTTCTCAAACTCCATCATTGACACCGACATTAAAGACGCCCTTTACTGCCCCACCTGTCTGAAACGGATTGAAAAAAGTCTGGGGGCGAAACCATGA
- the cyaB gene encoding class IV adenylate cyclase has translation MIEIEVKGYADDGVFERVRERFKLIRTEYHEDTYFRHPCRDFAETDEALRIRIRRFNGHFEAFLTYKGPKIDRNSKTRKEIEVQISDPDKHLEILESLGFEEVLTIEKTREKYYVDKGIIIDLDEVNGLGKFIEIEALAEGEEVVEETVRILREILESLGVKKFERRSYLELMLQKEVDHGEAG, from the coding sequence ATGATAGAGATCGAGGTTAAGGGATACGCAGACGACGGGGTCTTTGAAAGGGTTCGGGAAAGATTTAAGCTGATAAGAACCGAGTACCATGAGGACACGTACTTCCGCCACCCCTGTCGGGACTTCGCCGAAACGGACGAGGCGCTGAGGATAAGGATAAGGCGCTTCAACGGACATTTTGAGGCCTTTCTAACGTACAAGGGGCCAAAAATAGACAGGAACTCAAAGACTAGGAAGGAGATAGAGGTTCAAATAAGTGACCCGGATAAGCACCTTGAAATTCTGGAGAGCCTGGGCTTTGAGGAGGTTCTCACAATAGAGAAGACCCGGGAAAAGTACTACGTGGACAAGGGCATCATAATAGACCTTGATGAAGTCAACGGCCTGGGCAAGTTCATAGAAATCGAGGCACTGGCCGAGGGAGAGGAGGTAGTGGAAGAGACCGTGAGGATACTCAGGGAGATTTTGGAGTCCCTGGGGGTTAAAAAGTTCGAGAGGCGCTCGTATCTGGAGCTGATGCTCCAAAAGGAGGTGGATCATGGGGAAGCTGGATGA